The Glycine max cultivar Williams 82 chromosome 3, Glycine_max_v4.0, whole genome shotgun sequence sequence TGAGAGTTTAGGTAGGATTGGGTTGGGTAGGATGTATTGGATCTAAAAagtgaatattattttaaattttcttaaaggttatatatattaaagaaaattaaaatatcatgcCAACCACTaggttgaaagaaaaaaaattggtgcCCAAACCAAAGCTCACCAACTTCATATTTAGAATCAATGTGTTTAGGTCAAGTCAGATAGATTTGATTTCACAGGGTTACTTAAATTGTTAGTGTAAGATTTCATagataaaagtttaaattttcatattttcaatGCTAGTTATTTAACAAGTTACCTATCTTAAAgcatgtttaatattttttagcatTGGAGGAGATCTATGTGTGATGagttacttaaaattaaactttgatTGCTTTTATAAACAACAATTGcttgtgattatttttttttgtcatttaagaGTTATCTAAGGAGGGGTAATTTAAGGATTGTTTAAAGTTgtatcattgaaaaaaaaaatgaattgtttAATTATGATATGACAAAAAAACTAACAAGTTGTTTAAATTCTACCTATTGGAGATCTCTAATTAACTCAAATTAGTATCGATTACACgtttaatcattaaaatatatatatatatatatatatatatatatatatatatatatatatatatatatatatatattttttttttttttatagaacaaCATATTATTTTGTTCGGATTTCATgttaaaaaatcatcttttcGCTAAAATtaactgtttttaatttttatttttaatgttaaaatttgtatttttttgttaatcgtaattatttttaatctaaaactaatgtttaaatataactatatatacaattaactgttttaagaataaaataatttcttagtatgttattttaatttctaaaaattatgcactattctgttttttttattaatttagtttttaaaaaataattatacatatcaatgatatgatttatataattttaaatatttataatatatttttatattctatcAGAATCTATAAATCATGaggttatatttttttctcttcaaaacctAGCAACTCATAATTTTACATGAAtttttaagttcattttatatattaaattaaagtgCACTATTTAAAGAACAAATTAATCCCTTAGCatgtcatttttaaaataaatgtacattattttttattttaaaaaattaaaataggtcATGTGTATGacgtatataattttaaatattaagaagTAGTTTCTAAATTACAGTGTTTGGTatttaatctaaattataaaatatagtgTTATTTTAGTTTCAACAAAACTTTCTAGTCGATTTTGTCACTTGAAAAATATGCCAAGCAAAAAGTTTACATGGTTGCAGACTTTTTTTAAGACTTTGTTTTCACCTTGCATGTGAGAcacaaagaaatagaaaaataagactatgattacattttcttttcaaaggtCTTCGGATTGATTGGTTCATGTCCGTAATTCGGGAACTATTCTCTTATGCTGTCAAAGATTGAAAAATACCACTCATATTCAATTATACTTACGACACCTCAAATCATACACGGAAGATCATTAGTTAAATATAATGTGAatggaaaaatatttacatttcttTGATACAGCACTAAAATTACTCAATGAATCgccaataaaaaagattaaatgataatataaaaattcgaatgatttattgaaattaaaaatttacaataaagtACCTTATATTTATTGgttgataatatttaatataatatatcaaacatttataatttttcataaacaaataaactatttttttatactttcaattcatttttttatcattcagaaaatactttcaattcatttacctgtacttttgagttttgaaacattaattaacaaatttattaaaattaagctCGGTAATATAATTACATGCAAGAAACATTATATTTAAGTTGTCTTATAAAGTAAGCTTAcgtttttaaattatcataaacCGCCGCTAACTTTGAAgtgagaaaatatcaaaattgtttttatttgactCTTTTACTGAAGATTTaaagtcattaaaaataattttaaagaatataaaaaaatataaccgaTGCTAAAAACTTCCGAGGGTATGTCCTACCCATCCAATTTCATTAATGAGAGTGATGATGGGGCATAGCTAAGTTATTGACTTCAACAGCACCAAAAACCAGCAATCATATATTATATAGGGAAACATTATGTTATATCATCAAAGAAGAAAACGACCAAACCCAGTATACAACGCCCCACCCTGAACTCTCTAATTTTTAactctattattatattttgtatttaccTCTCAAACCCAAGGAAAGAGACCCTCTCCATATTGAACCCAGATTTGATTCTTATTCTTCCTAGTCCAACCAAATCCCTACTCCTACTCCTATTACTAAAGACTAAAGTTGTATTTTCTCATAATATCGTTTTAACAATTCATTTAATATGTTATGAAAAGAATTAAATACACACTAACTTTTTTAGTTTACCGTCAAGTCACATACAATATTAATTACGGGTGAAAAAACTATTTcttcaatatcaaattcaattatttatttatttaaagttttatacttatctcatttaaaatgaaaagatatataAGTATTGTTAAGTTAAGACTTGATACTATAAagttttatactaataatttttttttttcatgaattgtAGTGGTAGAATAAAAAGACATccttaatagtataaaaaaagtgTGAATTCTCGTGAAATCCTTAAAATACCTGTCAACCTAGCTACATTCATTATTTTGAGTTATCACGATGATATTGATACTGTTGTTAGCTTTGTCAATTacagtaatttttattaaaacctACCGATCATTTTTAGTAGATTTTAtcctttcaattatatttttttatttataaaatttgaaattaaaatttatttaaaagatttgagtccgattttatttatatcaatCACATATTACAGAGTATTTcttccaaaaataataattgtcataagttaaaaaagtttttcttttaaagtcAAACCAAGAAAAGTaacagataaataaaaaaaataacaattttataaaattaatattatatcgtcattaaattatttataaattttattattaattattaatattataagaaatataactGCAGAAACAtacttaatattatattaaaaaacatacTTAATATTACTGAATGAAGTAGTTCTTTTAACTATACTACAATCTAATCACGAATCCccctatataataattttttttatagggtaagttgttttctttttgggcTGAATATTTTTTACAGGGTAAGTACTTCCCTATTAAAGTAAcccataaaattaatgatttcagGATGAAGGTTACGTTGTCATAAGTTAAACTTTTTATGCATTGAATTAGTCGTTAGATATATTGacattaaaattaacattaagATAAATATGAATTATGATCAAATTGTTCACaccagataaaataaaaaaatataagatttttttttcttttttctcaccTGTTGAAGCTTCTCCCTTAAGTCTCCAATCAGTCCTCTTTCTCTCACACCACCCACATCATCGCCACCGCATAATCCTTTACCGTCGTCTAAAGGACTGTTATCATTATTACTACTTAACGGAAGGAAGACaaagctttttttctttttgaccaCCGAACATCAAGTACCATCACTAGATTTGTGATCGAAAACAAAGCGATCGACAAAATCTCAAATCTGAGATGAAAAATGAAACAACCACTAGATCTGAAAACAAACCCAATGTAGGTTGCCTGGATTCGATACGAAGGACATCATGAACAAATGGTTCCTCTCTAATGACAGCGATGATGATCCTTTAGACGGCGATAATGGAGGGTTTTTGCAGTGGTGACTGTAAGGATGGTGCTAGAGAGAGATAGGGGTGGTTGAAGACGATAAAGGAAGAAGGGCTAGTGAGAAAGTGCAACAAGAGTCGAAGCCTTTAAGCTGGGAGCATAGGATGTGGAACAATACGGTGGCGACTCTCATGATCGCGAAACCACAAAGACAATGTCTGAACATTGCCATTGATAAGGTAGGAGAGCAAGAACCTCGCCCGTGGCACAAAACTCGAGGTAAGGAGCAAGCAGAGGAGGAGGCAATAGGAGCCGACAGTGAAGTGGAAGTTCGAGTGGCGGGTGgcgaaaagaaaaagttaatctAATATGAATATTTCTACTATATGTCAACTATCAATTTTAATCAAAGGGTAAATATGACTTTTGCACCGTGTGAAATATCTTTTACTTTCGGAGGATAGCCTAGATCATCATCTCATTagtatttatttctatttaataCCGACCTATTTAACAGTTAATTTAATGTTTAGGTAAACGAAACAAAACTAAAACACTAAAAACAGCAATTAAAATTCGATAGCAAACAAAACCCCACACTATCTCATCTTCTCCTCTTCTTTGTCTTCTCCCTCAGCTCCCCCGTTAGTCAAACACACACTCCATTTCACACCCTCTTCCCAATTCCCCTCACGAGGGCGTGCCCGTCCATGATTCAATTCGGGCACGcttttctccatgttcatctgTCAGATTCCgcgcagaagaagaaaaaaaactctcCTTTCTAAAAtgggtctctctctctctgtttatTCCCCTTGATGTGTGTTTCACTGCACCGTGTTTGCTGGCGCTCTTAGATCTGTTTCTTAAGCAGTGCCCACGAGGTTAGATCGCAACATTTCCCTGCCAAAACTTCGTTTGCTACTTTACCCCCTTTGGCGCTGtttgaaggattttttatttttttttgattcAGACCCACTTTGCAAGACAGTGTTTTGGCCTCTTTTTATGCTACTTTATCCCGAAACAGCAAATGGGTCGCATCGCTTTCAGCCTCGGAATTTGATGACGACGATGATGATGGAGCATGGTGGTGACATGTGTAATCATGGGGTTGTTAATAATTAGGGGTATATTAGGTTTTGGACTGGTTTGTATTTGTATCTGGTAATGGTGCTTAGGTTCAGAGACCTTGTGGAGTTGGCATCTCTGTGTCAGGGGTGTTTGCATTTgttgcaataataataataataataataataatgggcAACGGCACTTCTCGTGTTGTTGGCTGTTTGATGCCATTTAATGGCAAAAGTGGGGTTGATTTGGAGTTTCTAGAGCCATTAGATGAAGGGTTAGGCCATTCCTTTTGTTATGTGAGGCCATCTATTTTTGAATCTCCAGCCATTACCCCATCAAACTCTGAGAGGTTTACTGTTGATTCTAGTACCCTTGATTCTGAGACGTTGAGTGGCTCATTTAGGCATGAGAGCATTGAAGAGAGGCCTGGTAAGAATGTTGCAGAAACCACGTTCAAAACGATATCAGGGGCTTCGGTTAGTGCCAATGTTTCCACTGCCAGGACTGGTAACCAGAACGCGTTACTTGCTAGCGATGTTCTGGAGCCTGCAGCATCGTTTGAGGGAACCTCGTCGTTCGCTGCAATCCCTTTGCAGCCTGTTCCCCGGGGTTCTGGACCTTTGAACGGTTTCATGTCGGGACCTTTGGAGAGATTTTCTTCTGGTCCGTTGGATAAGGGCGGTGGTTTCATGTCTGGGCCGATAGAGAAGGGTGTTATGTCGGGTCCTCTTGATGCCACTGATAAGTCCAACTTTTCAGCGCCACTTGCTCGTGGTCGTCGAAGGCCGCACCTGCAGCGCCTCATGAGAAGTGTAAGTGGTCCTATGAGAAACACTTTTTCTCGGACTTTTTCAAGGCACTCCATGGGTGGCAGTTGGGTGCAGCGGTTATTCCTTCATCCGGTGTCTCAACTAGCTTGGAATTCCAAAGAGGCAAAGTTTCGACAGGAGGTTTCTAGAAACTGTGCTGAGGTTGGATCGTCCGAATTGGAGTATAAACATACACAAAATTTGCAGTGGGCACATGGTAAGGCTGGTGAAGATAGGGTTCATGTTGTGCTTTCTGAAGAACAAGGGTGGCTGTTTATTGGGATATATGATGGTTTTAGTGGACCAGATGCACCTGATTTTCTGATGAGTCATCTTTATAAGTTTATAGACAAGGAATTAGAAGGGTTGCTCTGGGATTATGAGGATAATCCTGTTGATCCACTTAAACCTGAAGTCCTTAAAAATGGAAATGATGTAGTTGCTCTAGAATGTGATAGGGAGGAAATGTCAGATGCTCATACCATTTCAAATGAAGAAAGTTCTTGCTGTTTAGAAAATTCTTGTACCGTAATGGTCAAGGATCAATCATCTAATAGTGAGATAGTGGAGGTAAATGCTGAAGTTAAGGTAAATATTGAACAGAGAAATTGTGGAAGTCCCAGTATTGTACATACTGATCCTGAATCTGTTCCAATTGGACAATTGAGTGGTCAAGGCAGAAGAAGTGTGCGACTTTATGAGCTACTTCAGATGGAATCTTGGAATGAACAGTTGTTAGAACAAGGCAGGGATTCTGTGGTTCCCAGGGAAATAGCACAAGAGAGGCAAATGAGATTCTGCTCACCTGATGGTAAAGAGGATAGATCTAGACATCCAGACGAAGGTCCCACTACTTCAGGGCAAAATGGAGGTGCTGGGTTTAATTCAACCAACCAGGTGCCGATAGCTCCTTTTTCCATTTCAGGACAAAGGCAGAATTCAAGAAAGTCATTTATTGGTACAAAAATCAGAAAAATGTACAGGAAGCAGAAGTCCTTGCGTAAGAAACTTTTTCCTTGGAGTTATGATTGGCATAGGGAGGAAACTTTTTTTGACCAGAAATTAGTGGAATCCTCAGGACCCATTAGAATATGCAAGTCTGGAGTAGATCATAATGCAGTTTTAAGAGCAATGGCTCGGGCTCTTGAAAGAACAGAGGAGGAATACCTGAAAATGGTGGAGAATAATATGGACAAAAATCCAGAGCTTGCCTTGATGGGATCATGTGTTTTAGTGATGCTGATGAAGGATCAAGATGTTTATGTTATGAACCTTGGAGATAGTCGTGCAATTTTGGCTCAAGAACGGCCAAATGATCGTCATTCTAATCCGTGTCTCATCAAAGATGATATGAGGCATAGGAATCGGTCTAGAGAGTTGTTAGTGGGCATGGAGCTGGATAGAATTTCGGAAGAGTCCCCAGTGCACAATATAAACAAGCATGTTAACATGATAAACAAAAACAGAGAGATATCCGTGTGCAGATTGAAAATGAGGGCTGTTCAGCTTTCCACAGACCACAGCACAAGTATTGAAGAGGTGTGTTTCCTCCTTTTTTGTGAACTGATGAACTATAAGTTAATACATTATAGTCAAATGTTATAGTTCTAAAATTTGATCAGCTAGGCTTTCATGAATCGTTGAATTGTGTTCTGCTTCTTGGTGCTTGCATGTATATGTTGATTTATCTTGTCTCCGCATATGTTTTTAACTGTTTTTTCATATTTACATACCTGAGAATGCTCAAATTTcagtttttcttattatttagaTTAGATATGTCTCTtttgaaattcaagaaaaaaatgaagagattacaaatttgggaaaaaaaaagagaattggGTAACACCATAtacaaatatattgaaatatttatCTTTAGTGGAAAGCAAACTTGATTGCATTTGTTAAAAGAGTTTTATGcagtatttttcaattttgctCGCAGGAAGTTTCTAGAATAAGAGCAGAACACCCTGATGATAATCAGGCCATATTTAATGATAGAGTGAAAGGACAATTAAAAGTGACCAGAGCATTTGGTGCTGGATTCCTGAAGAGGGTCAGTTGATCTTCTGACTTTAGCTATCTGAATTTTAGTTTGCTCCAGTCCTTTTGTCCATAGTTTATAGGTGGGATTCTACTTGTGTtcgtactttttttttctttttttcataacatggaaaatttaaggaaaaaggtatataaaatataataaactgtGAATGTGACAGTTTGTTCATTACCATTTCAGATTGAGcctaaatatatacatattttcaaattcatCCTGTCTCCCtttatgtgtatatatgtgtgtgtatgctTGAAGGAATGAATGCCTTGAACAGAAATTTCATCAACATTTCTCTTGCAAGAATGAGTATCTACAATCAATTCATTAAGAGGGTTCCTGTTCATTAGCAATCCTATCATCCTCTCTGATTTTATCtcatttaattatcaaaatgtTAACCAAAAATGGAGTGGGTGGATAAACAGTGATGCAGTCAATGGtaaattagttatattttgaCTTCTTGGGTCTAATCTACTTTATAGGGGAGATAAAGCATgttaaatgaaaaacatattcttGGAACTtcaatttacatattttaaactTAGTATATTTTGTTAGTGGTGGTCAGTGACAGATTGGTCCCTAAAGCATAAAAGGAGGTAGCTTGTTGaatttagttataattataCATTCATTTGCTTTATGCTTGTTGTGTATGActgaattttgaatatttatccTTTATTTGTGTGATAACGCCACTATTCTATAAAGctattaatttttcttccaaattgTGGCAAGACTTTGGCCTTTATTATAGCATAGGCATACAGAGTTTAATTGACTTTGATATTATGAAGTTTGTGATCAAAGAGTTTGTGATTATTCACAATTAGAGAAGAGTATACAACTGCATATTTGCTAGtttatgtatgaaaaaaaattcttagatATTAATCATTGTTGAAACATTTACACCAAACAAACACCTATCATGCTTCACATATCAATGACTACTGGCTTAATGAGTTGGGTGTATGATTCCCACcccttctttaaataaaatctttgtCCATTTACTTTGctttcaatttataattttgcaatttaaatCAGCAGTCATTCTTTTACTTTGTTTTGTCTTCTTGTCTTACTTTCTCTTTCAGTTTCAATTTACAGTTCCAGCAACTTTACATTGCTTTTTGATTCAAGTGTCATGCAcatttatatttcaaacatattacTTTAACTTGCACTtctctttcttctcctttctcaAACTCTTTTAAACTCAAGTTCTTTAAATTTCATTGCACATTTAGTCATGCTTTAAGtttctttcaatttatttgCTTTCCTTTAGATTTTGACTCATTTAATCAttgcttcttcctcttttccTTAGTTTTATGCATTTACTTTTTAAGTTCTTTTACATTTCCAAATTAACATGCTtcataagcattttttttatttgaatcatgATTGCTCTTCAAGATATTTTTGAGTACatcttattttctttaactttgcAAGTCTATCAAGTATCTTTGTCGATTTGGCTTGTAATTTGATTTACATCAAGAAGGTTAACTCGAAAAAATGCTTTGCTTGCAAGTATTCATACTTCGgagattttgattttaatttcccaATACTATTAAGTATCAAATagtgaaaactgaaaaatacATTAAGATTTCGAGTCAATTACAAATTGAAGCGACACTACTCGAAACAAATTTCTTTGTCAacagttattataaattatttttggttgGAACTAATAATAATTGGCCATATTAGTTTCCAATTATTTAAATTCTCCTTTTATGTGTCTATGTTAATTTCCTAAGCTAAGAAGCTCAGGCAGGGAGATCAACACGGAAAAAAATTAAGGCATcctattagaatttaaattttctgacacacaatttttttttgtgtccaTGCCTCCTGGGCAAACTTGGTCAATCTCTGGCTCAGAGTCAGTGGTACTTAAATTTCCAAAATTATATCAGAAGTCTAGCGATAACTGAATCATGACTTATGCAGAAGAATAAAAGCTAATTCATGGAAGTAGTATATCTTTGGCTTGCTGCTGCATTTTTTGTTTAGGGGATACTCCAACCaatgtttgtttttaaaagtGTTGTGGTTTTGATCATGACGAAGCTTAATATGATATCATGCAGTTTTAATGTATAACCTGAATTTCctaattagtttcatcaaaccTAATTTGAGCTTCTTACGTTAAATTGGATATTTGGATCATAATTTTGCACTGCTATCTTTCCGCCCTCAATCTAACGGCATATTATAAAGCCTTGGACCCCTTAGTAAATGTGCATGACCATAGGTAGTTTTGAGGAACATATTTCTTTATACTGTTCTGTTTTACTaacttttgatgatgacaataatcAAATATACCTTCTATTTCCCCCCTATTGTAATATTTCAACCCTTTTCTAACTTCAATTGTATGATTTAGCCGTCTTTTAATGAACCGCTACTGAAGATGTTTCGAGTTGATTATGTGGGAAATGCTCCTTACCTAAGTTGTGCTTCTTCTGTCCTTCATCACCGACTTTCCTCAAGTGATCGGTTCCTGGTGCTCTCGTCCGATGGGCTTTACCAATTTTTCAGCAATGAAGAGGTAGTTGCCCATGTCACATGGTTCATGGAAAATGTTCCCGAAGGTGATCCTGCACAATACCTTATCGCAGAGCTTCTCTTCCGTGCGGCTAAAAAGAATGGTCAGTTTCACTTTCCTAGTCCCTCTGGTATTATTGTGGTATTTCATGATTAAGTTGGATGGAAACTACTTTCCATTTTGTGAaaagggaaagagaaaaaaaaaaaggaaatgcaAGGTGTGAATTTAAGTGGGCTAGTTTTGGTGACTATCTCTGGAAATAGGTCCTTTTTGGATATACTTCATAAAcatttataggagaagaaaataagaatttataatGAATTGAGTTTCTCTcctaagttaaaatcaacttgtgTACTTAACTTTTATCTTCTATAGAAGCTCTTCTGATTTAACTTTTTCATTCAAAAGCTAAGATGCTGTTACATGTCATGAACCAAATGATTCCCCCAAAATTTTCCAAGCAACTTGGCTCTCATTCAAAGCTTCTAAGGAAGCTCTGCAACCCCAAACAACTTTGttgagttttatttatttatttatttacttactaAGGTAGCCATACAATGCTGATGGTAGAGCAATACATTTGAATTGTTACTCTACTCTACATTATACCATTATTAGTTATCATGGTTCAATCCACATCGATATTTACAAGTTgcctttgtttaatttttgcaGGAATGGATTTTCATGAATTGCTGGATATTCCTCATGGAGATAGGCGTAAATATCATGATGATGTTTCTGTTATGGTGGTTTCGTTGGAGGGAAGGATTTGGAGATCATcgggataatttatttattttaaatgactcTTCATTTTTGGCTAGGTGCCTTCAAATTTGCATGTTGCCTTGATAATGTAACAATTTTGGGCTAGAagtaaaattgttttagaaatcaaaattaggctctgaaatattttgaaatggaagcttttttcatttaatatccTTTTATCAAAGGAGTCTTttcacttgatttttttttataaaaaaattgaattaaaatatatataaatatattttatttttttcaaaacaattcaaAGTTCAAGTCT is a genomic window containing:
- the LOC100776518 gene encoding protein phosphatase 2C 32, whose product is MGNGTSRVVGCLMPFNGKSGVDLEFLEPLDEGLGHSFCYVRPSIFESPAITPSNSERFTVDSSTLDSETLSGSFRHESIEERPGKNVAETTFKTISGASVSANVSTARTGNQNALLASDVLEPAASFEGTSSFAAIPLQPVPRGSGPLNGFMSGPLERFSSGPLDKGGGFMSGPIEKGVMSGPLDATDKSNFSAPLARGRRRPHLQRLMRSVSGPMRNTFSRTFSRHSMGGSWVQRLFLHPVSQLAWNSKEAKFRQEVSRNCAEVGSSELEYKHTQNLQWAHGKAGEDRVHVVLSEEQGWLFIGIYDGFSGPDAPDFLMSHLYKFIDKELEGLLWDYEDNPVDPLKPEVLKNGNDVVALECDREEMSDAHTISNEESSCCLENSCTVMVKDQSSNSEIVEVNAEVKVNIEQRNCGSPSIVHTDPESVPIGQLSGQGRRSVRLYELLQMESWNEQLLEQGRDSVVPREIAQERQMRFCSPDGKEDRSRHPDEGPTTSGQNGGAGFNSTNQVPIAPFSISGQRQNSRKSFIGTKIRKMYRKQKSLRKKLFPWSYDWHREETFFDQKLVESSGPIRICKSGVDHNAVLRAMARALERTEEEYLKMVENNMDKNPELALMGSCVLVMLMKDQDVYVMNLGDSRAILAQERPNDRHSNPCLIKDDMRHRNRSRELLVGMELDRISEESPVHNINKHVNMINKNREISVCRLKMRAVQLSTDHSTSIEEEVSRIRAEHPDDNQAIFNDRVKGQLKVTRAFGAGFLKRPSFNEPLLKMFRVDYVGNAPYLSCASSVLHHRLSSSDRFLVLSSDGLYQFFSNEEVVAHVTWFMENVPEGDPAQYLIAELLFRAAKKNGMDFHELLDIPHGDRRKYHDDVSVMVVSLEGRIWRSSG